From Planctomycetota bacterium:
CACCGATCTCACGCCCGAGCAGGCCGACCGGGTTGAGGCGATTCTCAACGAGCACCAGCTGCCGCTGGTCGAAACGCTAAGCGGTGCCCGGCGGTACAACCAGGCGTGTGTCGCGTTGCCGACTTGTGGGTTGGCGTTGACGGACGCGGAGCGGGCGATGCCAAAGTTCATCGAAGCGTTCGAGGCCGAGCTTGAGCCGTTGGGTTTGCTCAACGTGCCGATGACCGTGCGGATGACCGGTTGCCCCAACGGCTGCGCCCGGCCCTACAACGCGGACATCGGCTTGGTCGGTCGTAAGCCGGGCGTGTACCACCTGTTCGTCGGGGGCGGTTTGTCGGGCGATCGCATTGCCGATCTGTTCGCGGCCGACGTGCCCATCGGTGAGGTCAACGCCATCCTCCGGCCGCTCCTGCAACGTTTTGCGGCAGAGCGTTTCGGCGACGAAAGCCTCAGCGACTTCTACCGCCGACTCAAGGGCGAGTCCGAAGATCGAAAGCTGATCTGCGGCAAGGAAGAAGCAACCGCCGATCAAGTCCTCGGCGTTGCCGTGTAGCAACAGGTCCGAAGATTTGGCGCTGACATTTGCCGCCGACCAGGTCATGATTCACTAAACGATTCCGCTGCGCCGTTGTTGAAACCGTGTCGCGGCGACGCCTACTATTTTCAGTCGTAAGTGAACTTTCGAGTCTGATTAACGTAGAACTGCCATGCCCATCTCCGACGCCGAACTCGCCGAATACGCCGAAACCAAGGAGTACGAGTGGGGCTTCGTGTCCGACATCGAAGCCGACTCCGCGCCTCCGGGGCTCAACGAAGACACCGTCCGCTTCATCTCGGCCAAGAAGAAAGAGCCGCAGTGGCTGCTCGATTGGCGGCTCAAGGCGTTTCGTCATTGGCAGACGATGACCGAGCCTCATCACTGGGGCATGCTTCATTACCCGTCGATCGACTATCAGGACACGATCTACTACTCCGAGCCCAAGGCGAAGTACGGTTCCCTCGACGAGGTCGAGCCGGAGATCCTCGCCGAGTTCGACAAACTCGGCGTCCCCGTCGATGAGCGTAAGGCGCTACTCGGCATTCAAGAGTCGGAGTCCGAAGTCGAGGAACGCCTGAAAAAGCGTGGCGTCGCCGTCGATGCCGTCTGGGATTCGGTCTCGGTCAAGACGACCTTCCAGGACGAGCTTGCCAAGCACGGCATCATCTTCATGTCCTTCGGCGAGGCCGTTCAGGAACACCCCGAACTCGTCCGTCAGTACCTCGGCACCGTCATCCCGTACCGGGACAACTACTACGCCACGCTCAACTCGGCCGTCTTCACCGACGGATCGTTCGTGTTCATCCCCAAGGGCGTGAGTTGCCCGATGGAGCTGAGCACCTACTTCCGCATCAACGCAGCGAAGACCGGACAGTTCGAGCGGACCCTGATCATCGCCGAGGAGGGGGCCGACGTCTCCTACCTCGAAGGCTGCACCGCCCCGATGCGGGACGAGAACCAGTTGCACGCAGCGTGTGTCGAACTGGTCGCCCTCGAAGGCGCGACGATCAAGTACAGCACCGTTCAGAACTGGTACCCCGGCGACATGGAGACTGGCAAGGGCGGCATCTACAACTTCGTCACCAAGCGCGGCAAGTGTGTCGGCGACAACTCCAAGATCACCTGGACCCAGGTCGAGACAGGCTCCGCCATCACCTGGAAGTACCCGTCCTGCATCCTGCAGGGCGACAACTCCGTCGGCGAGTTCTACAGCGTCGCCCTGACCCGCGGCCGACAGCAGGCCGACACCGGTACGAAGATGATCCACATCGGCAAGAACACCCGCAGTTCGGTGATCTCCAAGGGCATCTCCGCCGGCCACGGCCAGAACACCTACCGCGGCCTCATTCAGATCCAGAAAGCCGCCACCGGCAGCCGCAACTTCACTCAGTGCGACAGCCTCCTCATCGGCGACCAGTGCGGCGCCCACACCGAGCCGTACATCGACGTCCGCAACACCACGTCGAAAGTCGAGCACGAGGCGAGCACCAGCAAGATCGGCGAAGAGCAACTCTTTTACTGTGCCAGCCGCGGCATCGAACTCGACGACGCCGTCAACATGATCGTCAACGGCTTCTGCAAGGAAGTCTTCGACGAACTCCCGATGGAGTTCGCCGTCGAGGCACGGAAGTTGCTGGACGTGAGTCTGGAAGGCTCGGTTGGGTGAAGAGGCCGCCGCGACCAATGTCGGTGATCGCTGCATGTTTCGTACCGCCGTCGGTCATCGTCTTCGGAACTTGGTACATGTTCGAATACCGGAATTGGTTCTTCGCACTTGTGATTCTCATTGCGGTACTGATCGCATTCGAATCTACACGGCTTGCGACCAAGGGAACTTATTAGAGATCAATCATGCCCCTCCTAGAAATCAAAAACCTCCACGCTGAAATCCCTGGCCGCGAAATCCTGCAGGGTGTCGACCTCACCATCAACGAGGGTGAAGTCCACGCCATCATGGGCAAGAACGGCTCGGGCAAGTCCACCCTCGCACAGGTCCTCATGGGCAAGGAGGCGTACGAAGTCACCGAGGGCTCGGTGACGTTCGACGGCAAGGACGTGCTCGACATGGGCACCGAGGACCGTGCCCGCGAGGGGATGTTCATCGCTTTCCAGTACCCGGTTGAGATCCCCGGCGTGAGCACCAGCTACTTCCTCCGGGCCGCGGTGAACGAGATCCGTCAGCACCAGGGCAAGCCGGAGTTCTCTGCCGTCGAGTTCCTCAAAGTTGTCCGTGAGAAGATGCAACTGCTCGGCATGGACGACTCGTTCATGAACCGTGCCGTCAACGAAGGCTTCTCCGGCGGTGAGAAGAAGCGGAACGAAGTGTTCCAGATGGCCGTCTGCGACCCGCGGTTCTGCATCATGGACGAGACCGACTCCGGCCTCGACATCGATGCCCTCAAAACCGTCGCCGGCGCCGCCGACAAGATGCGCGACGGCAAGCGCAGCTTCCTCGTCGTGACTCACTACAACCGGATGCTCGAGTACATCAAGCCCGACAAGGTCCACATCATGCTCGCCGGCCGCATCGTCAAGACCGGCGGCCCTGAACTCGCCCAAGAACTCGAAGACAAGGGCTACGACTGGGTCGAGAAAGAGGCGTTGGCGTCCGCTTGATCGGCGGATCGGACACGGAATCTCAAGAGATGCGATCTCATCTGCCGGCCTCGAAGCCGGCACCAATCGGAGCACTTACGATGACGTTGATGGATACCCAGCCCACCCGCACGACCAAGCCCGCCGAACACGCCAAACTCGTCGAGTTGGCCGAGAAGTTCGACGCCGAGACACCGGCGGTCGCGCCGTGGATCGCCGCGCTGCGAGAACGCGGTCGCAATCGCTTCGCCGAGGTCGGCTTCCCCGGTCGTATCGAAGAAGCGTGGCGACACTCCCACGCGAAGCTCCGCACGGTCCGCTCGACCGACTACGGCCTTGCCGCCGACGGTGACGGCAAGGCGATTTGTGACGATTACAGCTTCAAGAAGGAAGTCGCCGCCGAGTTGGTCTTCGTCAACGGACGCTTCGACGCCGACCTGTCCCGGACTGCTGATCTGCCGGGTGTGACCATCGGCCGGCTCACCGATGTTCCAGAGGAAGCCGAAACCGTCCTCGGCACGCTCGCCGACATCACCGCCAATCCGTTCGTCGCGCTCAACAACGCGTTTCTTCATGACGGCGCCTACCTGAAATTTGCCCGAGGCACAACGCTCGATAAACCGATCAACATTCTTTTCATCCAGACCACCGACAGCCCGGCACTCATTTCGCCGCGTGTCTTGGTCATTGCCGAGGATGAAGTCGATGCGACCCTCGTCGAGAAGTACGTCGGTACCGGCAACTACTTCACCAACGCCGTTGTCGAGGTTCTCACTGGCGACCGCTGCAGACTCGACCACGTCAAGCTCAACCAAGAGTCGGCCGAGGCCGCCCATATCTCAACCATGGAAGTGACGCTTGGCGAGGATTCCAACTTCGCTGACCACGCCGGTTGCCTCGGTGCGAGTTTCACGCGCAATGACGTGAACTGCACCCTCGCCGGCGAGCGCGTCCATGCCACGCTCAACGGCGTCGTCATCGGCACCGACAACCGCCACATCGACAACCACACGCTGCTCCGCCACAACGAGCCGAACTGCACCAGCTACGAGCTGTACAAGCACGTCATGGACGACACGTCCACCGGCATCTTCAAAGGCAAGATTTACGTCGATCAAAAAGCCCAGAAGACCGACGCGGTCCAGAACAGCCGAAGCCTGTTGCTTTCCGATGACGCACAGATGAACAGCCAGCCGGCGCTGGAGATTTATGCCGACGACGTGAAATGCACCCATGGCTCCACGACCGGCCCGCTCGATGAGGGTGCGTTGTTCTACCTCAACAGCCGCGGCGTCGACGCCGACATGGCCCGCCGTCTGCTCACCTACGCCTTCGCCGCCGACGTGACCCGCCGCATCAAGGTCGAACCGGTCCGGGCACGGATCGAAGACTTCATGGCCAAACAGCATGGCCTACCGACCGACTTCCGCATTCAGGAACTGGCGGAGGATACGGATGAGGTGGTTTACTAGTCTTGTCAGCCATTAGTTGCGGTTACGATGTCGTAGTGCGAAACACCCTCAAGCTTTCGGCCTGCCTGACCCTCGCTTTACTTGGCGTAGCCAGTTGTATCGCAGTCGCCCAGGAAAGTCCCAAGACATCGACTCGACCTGCTCCCGCGGTGTATCAACCCGATCGGGTCGAAGCATCGCTTCTAAGTCATGTGCTGCGCCAGTGGCTGCCGTCAGGTGACGACGCTATAGGCCAAACGGTATTTGTTAGCCTTGGGCCTGATGCTGGCGATCCCTCGGCGGTATTTCTCGGCCGCTTTGACGATCTGAATCTAGATCTTCGACCAGGTTCCCAAGCAAGACGTCCGAAGGTTGGTGAGAGGGAGTCCAAGAATCGATTTCGCGGCGTTGAAGATCCGGAAACCGGTAAGAGAGTTTATATCCACCATGTGTCTGTGAAGGATTGGATTAACGAAACCAAAGCGCGCGTCAGCTTTACGCGATACGGAGGTCCGCTGGCTTCTGACGGACTCACTGCAATCTACGAGTTCCGGGACGACCAATGGCAGTTGGTCGAAATCGAGTCGAGTTGGTTTTCGTAAGTACGATCGGTCGAAAATCGGTCTGAGTTCGAGCATAAACTCTCGCATCGCCTTCAACGCCATCCAACTTCGCACGCAGTTCCCGATCCTCGCTGAGCGGGTGAACGGGGAGCCGTTGGTTTACTTCGACAACGCCGCGACGGTGCAGAAGCCGGAGGCGGTGATCGAGGCGATCGCGGACTACTACCGCCATGACAACGCCAACGTCCACCGGGGCGTCCACACGCTCAGCCAACGCGCCACGACCAAGTTCGAGGCCGCCCGCGCGACCGTCGCCAAGTTCATCAACGCCCCTGAAACCGCCGAATGTATCTTCGTCCGCGGCGTGACCGAGGCGGTGAACCTCGTCGCCGCGTCGTGGGGCCGGGCGAACCTATCGGCCGGCGACGTCATCCTGCTCGGAGCGCAGGAGCACCACTCCAACATCGTCCCCTGGCAACTCGCCGCCGAGGCGACCGGGGCGGAAGTGAAAGTTATCCCAATGAACGACGATGGCGTCCTCGACGCCGACGCGTTCGAGTCAATGCTCGACGGCGTCAAGGTCGTGAGCATCCCGCACGTAAGCAACTCCCTCGGCACGATCAATCCGATCAAACAGTTTGCGGCCGCTGCGAAGCAGCACGGGGCGGTCGTGATGGTCGACGGCGCCCAATGGGTCGCCCACGCTCCGACCGACGTCCAAGACCTCGGCGTGGACTTCTACACCTTCAGCGCCCACAAGCTCTACGGCCCGACCGGCATCGGCGTGCTATGGGGCCGACGCGAACTACTCGACGCCATGAGTCCGTACCACGGCGGCGGCGACATGATTGAAACCGTCACCTGGGAGAAAACGACCTACGCCGCCATCCCCAACAAGTTCGAGGCCGGCACGCCGCACATTGCCGGCGCGATCGGTATGGCGGCGGCGATCGACTGGCTCACGCAACACGATCTCGCCGATGTCGCGCTACACGAGGAATCGCTCCGCGTCCGCTGCGAGGCCGGCCTGCTCGACATCGACGGCATCCGCATCATCGGCAACGCCCCGCACAAGGCAGCCGTCGTCAGCTTCGTCCACGAGACGGTCAGCAGCTACGATCTCGGCGTCGCGTTGGACAAGCGCGGCATCGCTGTCCGGACGGGACACCACTGCACGCAGCCGGTGATGGATCGGCTCGGGATCCCGGGGACGACACGGGCGTCGCTTGCGATTTACAACACGGCGGAAGAAGTGGACATGTTGGTGGAGGCGGTGCGGGAGATCGTGGCGGATCACGCGGGCGGCTCCGCCGCAGCCGCAAAGTCGGATGTTGAGTTGGTTGGGCCGGAGGCGACGGCGGGTTCCGTGCAGGACGCGGCGGATGTGCTCGCGGCGGACTTCGAGCTGGTCGCGGACATGATGAAGCCGGACGAGTATGTGCTGGAGTTTGCTGACAAGCTCCCGCCGATGCCGGCCGACGAGAAGACCGAGAAGAACAAGGTCCACGGCTGCATGAGCACGGTGCACCTGATCACCCGCAAGCGAGACGAACGGCTTGACCTGCTAGCCGACTCCGACGCACACATCGTCCGCGGTCTGATCGGCCTGCTCCAAAAACTCTTCGCTGGCCAGCGGGCCGAGGAGATCCTTGCGTTCGACGTCGCGGGCTTCCTCAAGAAGATAGGCCTCGACGCGCACCTCTCGATGGGCCGACGCAACGGATTGGCCGGCATGATCAACCGCATCCGCACCGACGCCATCGCAATGACAGACGAGGTGACGCATGCCCGGTAAATCCGACGACTACAAACCGTCCGGCAGCGTGAAGTCGCTCGGCGTCATCAATGCCTCCGACGCCAAGCTCGCCGAACTCAAGGCCGAACCGCCGACCCAGAGTGAGAACCCGCTCAATCGCCAGTCACTCATCGATCGTGCGCTCGACGACCTCACCCCCGAGAAGCGTCAGCTGCGCGAGAAAATCATCGATGCCCTGCGGCAAGTGTTCGACCCCGAACTGCCGATCAACCTCTACGACCTGGGCCTGATCTACCGTCTCGACCTCGACGACGCCGGCCACGTTGACGCCGATATGACGCTAACCAGCCCGGCCTGTCCCGTTGCTGGCGAACTCCCCGGCGAAGTCGAACGCGCGATCAAGGGTGTCGACGGCGTGAACTCCGCCACCGTTCAGCTCGTCTGGGAACCTCGGTGGGGTAAGCAGATGATGAGCGAGGAAGCCCTGCTCGAACTTGGCATGTTGTAGCAATCGTTCCGGGTGCCATCAGTCGGGCGGAGCCAGACTGATGCTGCGGGCGTCTTAGCCGGCATCACTCTGCCTTCGGCCGAGTGATGGCACCCAGAGTTGTTCAACCCCAACCCGCGATGCGTGCGCCGGTGCTTTCGATCGCGCTGCCGATGCGTTGCGGACTGACCTTCACTGAGGTGCCGAGTTCCTGGGCGAAGAGTTGGACGCGTAGTTCTTCGAGGTGCCAGCGGATGCCGTTCACGACCGCGGGGTCGGCGTCTTCGGGAATGCGTAGGTACGCCTCCCACAAGGGCCGCACGTCGGCCATCTGGCGCAGGTCACGCTTGAGCCCGGCGTTGGCGAGCTTGTCGTGCCGCACGCCGATCGCCCGCAGGTACCGCGGCAGATGCGGCAGCCACGCGACTGGCGTCGCCGTAAGAAAGTCCGCGGGCATCAGGTGCATCAACTGCTCGCGCATGTCCGCGAGTGATTCGTCCAGCAGGACGGAATGCTTGCCGTTGAGCTTCTGCTGCACTTCGTAGTAGCGATCCAGAATGTCGGCGGCGGTCCGCGCGATTGCTTCAGTCGTGGGTCGCAAGCGGTTCCACGCCGACTCGAGCGCTTCCTCGAACTGTGCACGACTGCGAATCTCACGCGGATCGTCACGCGCGAGCTTGTCGGCCACTGCGCGGGCAAGTTCGGTTTTGAGCCGACGCCCGCCACCGAGCGCGGTGAACTGCACGGCCATCCGGTCGATGCCAGGCACGTCGCCCATGTGCAACTCAAGCTCACGCGCATAGTCCAACGCGAAGAGCCGCCGAACGCCCTCGCGTGTCGTCTTCCTCGCCGCTGCCTCGGACTCCAGCAGCCGCAACGACACCGCGTCACCCTCGTCGACGATCGCCGGAAACCCTTGAATGGTGCGGCCATCGTGCTTGAACTCGACGCGATCGGGCAGGTCCGGAAAATCCCACACTGTCACGTCATCCCGAATCCACGGCGAGTCCGGCAAACTCGACAACGCATCCCGCGCTTCGCCAACGAGTGCCTTCTGCAACGCGCGGATGTCGCGCCCGTGCGCGATCGGTTTGTTCTTTTCGTTCACGACGCGAACGTTCATCTTCAGATAGTCCGCGAGCTTGGTCAGGTCGAACGCGTCGGGCGGGATGGTCGTGCCTGACTGTTTGCCGAGCGATTTGGCGAAGGCCTCGTAGAAATCACCGACGCCATAGTCCATCCAGTGAACGGCGTTTGCCGCGAACTGCGGGGCGGGCACGCATTGCACCCGCAGCGGCTTGGGCAGTGTGCGGATCAGGTCGACGCATCTTTCTTCGAGCAGTCCTGGCACCAGCCAGTCCAGCCGCCGCGGGTCGACGCGGTGCAGGTCGGCGAGTCGAACTCTCGCCGTAACCCCATCGGCGACATGGCCGGGGTCGAAGCGATATCGCAGCTTCAACTCGACATCGCCGGCGGTGATCGTGTCGGGGAACAGCGCTGTCGGCAGATCGTCCGCCGACCGAAGCAGTAGGTCCTCCGTCGACATGAATAGCACACGCCGATCGGTTTCCTCCGCGTCCTTTCGCCATCGCTCGAACGCGACCGCATCGACCACGCTCGCCGGCAGCTTCGCGTCGTAAAAGTCGTACCGCACCTCCGGCCCGGCGAGGATGTCGCGCCGGCGCGTCTTGCTCTGCATCAGCTGCAGCTCACGCACCAGTTCCGCGTTGTGCTTGAAGAACGCTGCACCCGTCTCGAAGTCGCCGTCGACCAGCGCGTGCTGGATGAAGAGCTGCCGTGCGGTCTTCGGGTCGTGCGGCGCGAGTGCGGTGCAGCGTTTGGGGATGATCGCGAGGCCGCCGAGCGTGACCTTTTCGAAGCAGATCGCCGACTGTCGCCGGGTGTCCCATTGCGGATCGGTGTAGGAGCGCTTCACGAGATGCTCGGCCGCGTGCTCGACCCACTCCGGGTCGATCGGCGCGACGGTGCGCGCATATAGCCGGGCGGTCTCGACCAGCTCGGCGGCCATGACCCACGCGGGCTTCTTGTCGAACAACGCTGAGCCGGGGAAGATGAAAAAGCGTCGGCCGTTCACACCGGCATACTCGTGCTGGGTAGTGCCGTTGGCGTTGCGGTCGCCGATGTTGGAGACGAGGCCGGCGAGCAGGGCACGGTGGATGTGCTCGGGTTTGGCCGGCTCGCGGTGACCGCGGATGCGCAGCTCGTGGGCGATCTCGCGGAGCTGGCGTTGGACGTCGCTCCACTCACGCATCCTGCGGACCGAGAGAAAGTTTTTCACGCACCACTTGCGGGCCTGGTTACCGCTGCGTTCGCGGGTGATGGTTCGGTACTCGTTCCAGAGTTTGAGCAGGCTGAGGAAGTCGCCGGCGGGGTCGGCGAACTTGGCATGGGCTTCGTCGGCTTTCTCCTTCTTGTCGAGCGGTCGCTCGCGCGGGTCCTGTATGCTCAGTGCGGCGGCAAGTACGAGCACCTCGTTCACGCAGTTCCACTCGGCCGCGGCTAGGACCATGCGGGCGATCTTCGGGTCCACCGGCAAGCGGGCGAGCTTGCGGCCGGTCGGCGTGAGCCTGCGGCGGGCGTCGAGCGCCTGCAGTTCCTGCAATGCCTTGAACCCCTCGCGCAGCTGCCGATAGTCCGGCGGGTCGATGAACGGGAACGCCTCCGGCTCGCCCAGCCGCAATGTCATCATCTGCAAGATCACCGACGCGAGGTTTGTCCGCAGAACCTCCGGCTCGGTGAACTCGGGCCGACTGTTGAAGTCATCCTCCGAATACAGCCGCACGCAAACGCCGTCGGACACCCGCCCACAACGCCCGGCCCGTTGGTTGGCCGACGCCTGACTGATCCGCTCGATCGGCAACCGTTGCACGCGGGAGCGCGTCGAGTACCGACTGATCCGCGCGAGTCCGGGGTCGATGACGTACCGAATGCCCGGCACCGTTAGCGACGTCTCGGCGATGTTCGTCGCGAGCACGATGCGCCGTTTGCTGCTTCCCTTGAAAATCTTCATCTGGTCCGCACCGGACAAGCGGGCGAACAGCGGCAGCACTTTGGTGTTCGGAAGTTGCGCCTTGCTCAACGTGTCGGCGACCTCGCGGATCTCGCGTTCGCCGGTGAGAAACACGAGCGTGTCGGCGTCGTTCGGCGAAGGTGCTTCGCGGGCGAGTTCGCGGCAGTGCCGAAGGATCGCCTGATCGATCGGTTCACCGTCTTCGTCTTCCTCGTCCGGATCGGTCAGCGGGTCATACCGCACATCGACGGGGTACGTACGCCCACTCACTTCGATGATCGGCGCATCACCGAAGTGTTCGGAAAACCGCTGCACGTCGATGGTCGCCGACGTGATGATGAGCTTCAGGTCCGGGCGTTGCGGGAGCAGGCGGTGCAGGTAGCCCAGGAGGAAGTCAATGTTGAGCGAGCGCTCGTGTGCCTCATCGATGATGAGCGTGTCGTACTGATTGAGGAAGCGGTCGCGCTGGGTCTCGGCCAGGAGGATGCCGTCGGTCATCAGCTTGACCAACGTTTCCGGGCCGGTCTCGTCGGTGAAGCGGACCTTGTAGCCGACGATCGGTGCGGCGAGCTCGGAGCGGATGCGGTCGGCAACGCTGCGGGCGGCGATGCGGCGGGGTTGGGTGTGGCCGATGGTGCCGTACACGCCGCGGCCGGCGTCGAGGCAGATCTTGGGCAGCTGCGTCGTCTTCCCGCTACCGGTTTCACCGGCGATGATGACGACTTGGTGCTCTCGAATCGCCGCGGCGATTTCGTCACGCTTCTGACTGACGGGCAGCTCGTCGGGGTACGAGATGTCCGGCACGAGCTTGCCGCGCCGCTCGGCTTCGGCGGCGCTTTCGAGGATGCTGTCGACGTCGCGCGACTTGGTCAGCCGATACCGGTCGCGCAGCATCGTGCGCCCCAGAAGTTGTTCCGACGGGTCGGCCACGCGGGAGTCTACGCGGCTCTCACATTTCCAGATTCAGAACCCGATACACCGCCTCGGTCGCCGCCCGGACGGTGCCCGCGAAGCCGGGGTCCTGCAGGTCCATCGGCACGACGGTCTTGGGGTACCTGCTCTCGATCACCTCGGCGAGCTTGGCGTGGAGGGCGGGCGTGTACTTCACCCCGCGATGCACGGCGGCGAACTGGCCCTCACTCATCGGCACGCGCAGGCGCAGGCATGCCGGGCCGCCACCGTTGCGCATCGACTGCCGCACGTCGACCGCGACGGCCCGTGTGATCGGGTTCGTCTTGTCAGTGAGCACCATTTTCACGACCTTCGACGCGTGCACGTCGTCGAGCACGTCGGTCGGGTGAACGAGCGCCATGCTCCCGTCGGGCAGGTCGACGATCTGGCTGTTGAACAGGTACGACGACACGGCGTGTTCGATGGGCAGCATCGTGCGTCCGATCATGACGATTCGCAGCGGTCCGCCGCATCGCTTCTCGAACTTTTCGATGAGCTTCTCCATGACGCCGCGTTCGTGGAGCAAGGCGTCCTGATGAACGAGCAGCGCGTTCCGATGGCCGACGCAGATGACGTCGTTGTGGAAGACGCCGGCGTCGATGGCGTGGGGATTCTGTTGCACGAACGCCGACGCGGCGTATGAGATGCCGTGGGCGTCGGCGACGGCTTCGCTGGCGGTGCGGTACTGGCGTGCGGGGAAACGGTCGGGCGTCGGGGCCGAGACGTCGGTGTCGTCGAAGCCGAAGGTGAAGACGTTGAGCCCGGGGCCGCCGTGGTCGACGCAGAGGCGGGTGTGGTTGGCCGCACCTTCATCGGGCATCGCGGGGTCTAGGGGTTCGTGGATCGCGAACTGCTCGGCGTCGGCGAAGACCTGCTGAAGGATCGCCTCGGTCTGCTCGGATTCGAGCGCGCGGTGGGGCGTGCTAACGAGGTTGGCGGGGGTGAGGTGGAGCTTGCCGTCATTGGCGTCGGGCGAGGCGGTGATCGTCGCGGCGTTGGCGGTCCACATCGCGCTAGCGCTGTAGGCCTGTGCGAGAAGCTCGGGGTGGTTCAGGCCGGCCTCGTAGATCATGTCCTGCTCGGAGCCGGACAACCCTGCACGTTTGAGCACGCGCAGCTCGGGACGTGAATGCGGCGGGAGCACGCACTGCTTCACGCCCAGCTCGTGCAGCGTCTTGACCTTCGCCAGTCCCTGCAACGCGGCGGACCGCGGATGGGCCGGGGTGTTGGCGTGTTTCATCGACGCGACGTTGCCGGGTGAAAGGCCGGCGTAGTTATGCGTCGGGCCGACGATGCCGTCGAAGTTCACTTCGAAAAAGTCACTCACGCGTCCGATGGTAACCGCAAGTCCGGCGGGGTGATCGTCGGGTTCTCCAGCGATGCGATCGGCACGTTGCACGCGTCGATGGCGAAGAAGCCGGCGGGTCGGCCATTGCCGGAGTGACCGTGCCCGCCGAAGGGCATGCGGCCGGCCGCACCGACGGTCGGGGCATTGTGGTGGAAGATGCCGAAGCTGGGCATTGTTTCTTGAGCATGCTTCCACTGCGTCGCCTCATCAGTCAGCACCGATGCGCTCAATCGGTAGGGGGCAAAGCTGCGGTGGCACGCATGGTCAAAGTCAACGCACCTTTCGATCTTGAGCAGAGGTCCGAACCATTCTTCGCTTGTCGTCCGACTTGATTCGACGATTGCTGGAGTGAGTCCGCTTCGACCGATACGTTCAGGTTTGAGTAATGGGTCGCCGAGCTCGCCGAAGCGCGCGAGCAACCGTTCTGCCGCAGCTGGCGTGATGAGCGGGCCGGCGAAGAGGTCGTCGGCCGGGTCTCCGATCGTGAGTTTGCTTGAGAGCTCGACCACGCGCTCAAGCAGGTTCGGCGGCGCATCGGGTGAAAGAAGTAGCCGCCGCGCACACGTGCAACGCTGACCGGCGGTCACGAACGCGCTGAACACGATTAATCGCGCTGCCGCGTCGACGTCCTCGACCCGGCCGACGACGATCGGATTGATGCCGCCAAGTTCGAACATGCGCACCACGTGCGGAGCCGTCGCGAGCCGTTGGCTGATACGCATCGCGGTGTCGTAGGCGCCGGTGAAGCAGACGCCGTCGGCGATGTCCAGCAGATCGCTCGCGACGTCGCCGCCGCCTTGCACGAGTGCGAGACACTCCGGCGGTACGCCGGCGTCGATCCAGGTGCGCACCATGAACTCGCCGCAGGCGGGGGCGAGTTCGGACGGCTTGAAGATCACGCCGTTGCCGGCAAGCAGTGCTGGGGCAATCTGACCGTTGGGCAGGTGGGCGGGGAAGTTGAACGGGCCGATGACGAGGATGGTGCCGAGCGGGGCGTAGGTGATTCGTCCGTTGCTCAGTTCGACGTCGGATCTGCGTTCGGCTAGCGCGTCGATCGTCAGCTCGATCTTGGCGATGCACGCCCCGGCTTCCTGGGTCGCCTCCCACGTCGGCTTGCCGACTTCAGTACGGATCAGGCCGGTCAGTTCGTCCTTCCGCTCGGTCAGTAACTCTGCGAAGCGGCGTAGCATCTCGATGCGTGTTTCGAGCGGAGCGTTCCAGCAACGGATCCGAGCCTTCCGGT
This genomic window contains:
- the sufB gene encoding Fe-S cluster assembly protein SufB → MPISDAELAEYAETKEYEWGFVSDIEADSAPPGLNEDTVRFISAKKKEPQWLLDWRLKAFRHWQTMTEPHHWGMLHYPSIDYQDTIYYSEPKAKYGSLDEVEPEILAEFDKLGVPVDERKALLGIQESESEVEERLKKRGVAVDAVWDSVSVKTTFQDELAKHGIIFMSFGEAVQEHPELVRQYLGTVIPYRDNYYATLNSAVFTDGSFVFIPKGVSCPMELSTYFRINAAKTGQFERTLIIAEEGADVSYLEGCTAPMRDENQLHAACVELVALEGATIKYSTVQNWYPGDMETGKGGIYNFVTKRGKCVGDNSKITWTQVETGSAITWKYPSCILQGDNSVGEFYSVALTRGRQQADTGTKMIHIGKNTRSSVISKGISAGHGQNTYRGLIQIQKAATGSRNFTQCDSLLIGDQCGAHTEPYIDVRNTTSKVEHEASTSKIGEEQLFYCASRGIELDDAVNMIVNGFCKEVFDELPMEFAVEARKLLDVSLEGSVG
- the sufC gene encoding Fe-S cluster assembly ATPase SufC, giving the protein MPLLEIKNLHAEIPGREILQGVDLTINEGEVHAIMGKNGSGKSTLAQVLMGKEAYEVTEGSVTFDGKDVLDMGTEDRAREGMFIAFQYPVEIPGVSTSYFLRAAVNEIRQHQGKPEFSAVEFLKVVREKMQLLGMDDSFMNRAVNEGFSGGEKKRNEVFQMAVCDPRFCIMDETDSGLDIDALKTVAGAADKMRDGKRSFLVVTHYNRMLEYIKPDKVHIMLAGRIVKTGGPELAQELEDKGYDWVEKEALASA
- the sufD gene encoding Fe-S cluster assembly protein SufD, translating into MDTQPTRTTKPAEHAKLVELAEKFDAETPAVAPWIAALRERGRNRFAEVGFPGRIEEAWRHSHAKLRTVRSTDYGLAADGDGKAICDDYSFKKEVAAELVFVNGRFDADLSRTADLPGVTIGRLTDVPEEAETVLGTLADITANPFVALNNAFLHDGAYLKFARGTTLDKPINILFIQTTDSPALISPRVLVIAEDEVDATLVEKYVGTGNYFTNAVVEVLTGDRCRLDHVKLNQESAEAAHISTMEVTLGEDSNFADHAGCLGASFTRNDVNCTLAGERVHATLNGVVIGTDNRHIDNHTLLRHNEPNCTSYELYKHVMDDTSTGIFKGKIYVDQKAQKTDAVQNSRSLLLSDDAQMNSQPALEIYADDVKCTHGSTTGPLDEGALFYLNSRGVDADMARRLLTYAFAADVTRRIKVEPVRARIEDFMAKQHGLPTDFRIQELAEDTDEVVY
- a CDS encoding SufS family cysteine desulfurase, with the protein product MNGEPLVYFDNAATVQKPEAVIEAIADYYRHDNANVHRGVHTLSQRATTKFEAARATVAKFINAPETAECIFVRGVTEAVNLVAASWGRANLSAGDVILLGAQEHHSNIVPWQLAAEATGAEVKVIPMNDDGVLDADAFESMLDGVKVVSIPHVSNSLGTINPIKQFAAAAKQHGAVVMVDGAQWVAHAPTDVQDLGVDFYTFSAHKLYGPTGIGVLWGRRELLDAMSPYHGGGDMIETVTWEKTTYAAIPNKFEAGTPHIAGAIGMAAAIDWLTQHDLADVALHEESLRVRCEAGLLDIDGIRIIGNAPHKAAVVSFVHETVSSYDLGVALDKRGIAVRTGHHCTQPVMDRLGIPGTTRASLAIYNTAEEVDMLVEAVREIVADHAGGSAAAAKSDVELVGPEATAGSVQDAADVLAADFELVADMMKPDEYVLEFADKLPPMPADEKTEKNKVHGCMSTVHLITRKRDERLDLLADSDAHIVRGLIGLLQKLFAGQRAEEILAFDVAGFLKKIGLDAHLSMGRRNGLAGMINRIRTDAIAMTDEVTHAR
- a CDS encoding DUF59 domain-containing protein, producing MPGKSDDYKPSGSVKSLGVINASDAKLAELKAEPPTQSENPLNRQSLIDRALDDLTPEKRQLREKIIDALRQVFDPELPINLYDLGLIYRLDLDDAGHVDADMTLTSPACPVAGELPGEVERAIKGVDGVNSATVQLVWEPRWGKQMMSEEALLELGML